From the Lysinibacillus fusiformis genome, the window TACAGAAGAAGCTGTAAAATCAATTCTTGATAATGGTTTAACAGGAACAGTTGCACAAAATCCTTACAATATGGGTTATCAAGGTGTAGAAACAGCTGTCAAAGCAATATCCGGCGAATCTATCGATAGCCGTATAGATAGTGGCATTACTATTATTACAAAAGAAAATGCACAAGAGCATTTAGATTTCTTAAAATCTATTAGTAAATAAATAGATATTATAATATGATTGCGATTATAGGTTATAAGGGCATCATTAAATAAAAGGAGTATTCAATGAAAAAATCAACTATTTATGATGTGGCAAAAAAAGCGAATGTATCGATTGCTACTGTTTCAAAGGTAGTAAACAACAAAGGTCAAATCAGCGAAAAAACCCGTAATCATATTAAGGAAGTAATGGAAGAAATGGATTATGAGCCGAGCATTATTGCTAAAGCATTGTCAGGAAAAAAAACGAAAACGCTTGGTGTAATAGTACCGAATATAGCAAATCCCTTTTTTGGAGAAATTACGCGCGCTTTAGAAAATAAAGCGCGTGAAATTGAATATGCCATTATTATTTGTAGTACGTATAATCAGTCAGAAAGAGAAGAGGAATATATTAATTTACTGTTAAAGAAACAGGTAGACGGTATTATTATTGCAACAGAGCAGCTTGATAGTGATGTATTAAAAAAAATTAATAAGCGTAATACACCAGTGTTAAAGTTCTCTGTATATGCAGATCCGAATGAAACTGCCAGTGTGACAACTAATAATTACGAAGGTGGGTATATTGCAGCTCGTTATTTATTAGAAAAGGGACATCATCATGTGGGAATCATAGGTGATTTATCAAGGGATAGTGAACAAAAGCGTATTCAAGGCTTTTGTAACTATTTTGAGGTACATCAATCTGCTGTTCAACAGTCCAAGATTATTTCATGTAATTCTGAGTTAGCTGAAGCAAAGATGGCAGCTGAGCAATTGTTGGTTTTCGAGCCGCATCCAACCGCGTTGTTTGCGACAACGGACTTCTTCGCTATCGTTGCAATTAATGCAGCGTTAGAGAAAGGTCTAAAAGTGCCAGAGGATTTATCGGTTATTGGCTTTGATAATACCATTTATGCGCAGCTATGTCAGCCACAGCTTACAACCATTGAGCAGCCTGTCGAAGAAATGGCGCAGCTTGCGATCTATCAATTATTAAAAATTATTGAAGAAGAGAAATGTGCACCGTTTGAACAAATCGTTTTAGCGCCGAAATTAATTGAAAGACAAAGTGTAAAATCATATAACCAAGATTGAAGGATTTATATTGAGGTGCAATATTTCATATAAGTCCTTTAAAAAGTTGTTTGAGTTAAGCGGTTACCTAAAAAGGAGAGAAAAAATGATGATTAATATTGGAGTTATTGGAGCTGGCCGTATTGGACAACTCCATATTGATAATTTAGTTACAATGCCAACGATTAGGGTAAAGGCAGTTGCAGACGTATATATTGATAATGTTCGCGAATGGGCAGAGCAAAGAAATATTGAATATATTACAAATGAACCAATGGATATTATTCAAAATCCAGAAATTGATGCCATATTTATTTGTAGCCCAACGACTACACATAGTGAGTTAATTAAAGCTGCTGCACGTGCTAAAAAGCATATTTTCTGTGAAAAGCCTATTAGCTTTTCAACTGAAACAACGCGAGAAGCATTAGAGGTTGTTAAAGAAGAAGGCGTTAAGCTACAAGTAGGATTTAATCGTCGCTTTGACACCAACTTCCGTACAATTCAAAATCAAGTTGCAAACGGGGCGATTGGTTCTACGCATACGTTACGCATTACGTCACGTGACCCTCAGCCACCACCAATTGATTATATTAAAACTTCTGGCGGCCTATTTATCGATATGATGATCCATGATTTTGATATGGCTCGTTATATCATGCAGTCAAATGTTGTGGAAGTACATGCTAAGGGTGCTGTACTAATCGATGAAAAGATTGGTGAAGCTGGCGATATTGATACAGCAATTGTGTTATTAACATTTGCCAATGGAAGCATCGGAACAATTGAAAATAGTCGTAAAGCCATTTATGGGTATGATCAAAGATTAGAAGTATTTGGCGATAAAGGTGCGCTAGTTACTGAAAATAACCGCCCATCAAATGTTACCTATTTCAGTGAAGACGGTATCATGACAGACAAACCATATCACTTTTTCTTAGAACGTTATACACAAGCTTATATTTCTGAAATAGAGCAATTTGTAGCGGCCATTGTCAATGATACAGAAGTAGTCTGCTCAGGAAATGATGGATTACAAGCAGAACTGATTGCTGAAGCTGCAAAAAAATCAATGGAAACAGGTCAGTCAGTAAAAATTGCTTCTTTATTAGAAGTGTAAAATAGGTTCAGATATGTTGATTGTCCATTTTTATTAACAATATTTGAAATGGGTTCTTCTTATTTCACAAGTAAGTCATATATTTGCTGGAAATAAAGGGCCTCTAAAAGTTATTTAGGAGAGGTCTTTCAAGTGAATTGAAAGGCTACTCCTATTTTTTCTAGTAATAAAGAGATACATATAAATTTTCAAATCGCTTATATACATGGAGGAGGTTCATTTTATGTTAAGTAAAGAAAATATTAAATTAGGTATCGCTCCAATTGGCTGGACTAATGATGATTTACCAGAGTTAGGGAAAGAAGTGACATTTGAACAATGTATTAGTGAAATGGCTTTAGCGGGATATACCGGCTGTGAAATAGGTAATAAATTTCCGAAAAATCCAGAAATTTTACATTCATATTTAGATATACGTGGTTTACAAGTAGCATCTGCTTGGTTTAGTGCATATTTAACGACTGCACCATATGAGGAAACAGAGCAGGCATTTTTAAAGCATTGTGATTTTCTACATGCTATGGACGCAAAGGTTATCGTTGTATCTGAGCAAGGTAAGAGCATTCAAGGCAAGCTGGATGTAGGTGTTATTCGTAATAAGCCTGTATTTAATGAAGAGGAATGGGGATTGCTTACTAAAGGGTTAGAGCAACTTGGTAAAATTGCCAAGAAAAAAGGCATGCGAATTGTTTATCACCATCATATGGGGACAGGTATTCAAAATGTATCAGAAATTGATCGCTTAATGGCAGAGACAGATCCAGACCTGGTATCACTATTATTTGACTGCGGTCATTTATATTTTGCAGAACAGAATTATTTAGAAGTATTACAAAAGCATGGAGAACGTATTCATCATGTGCATTTAAAGGATGTACGAGCTGAAGTTCTTCAGACGGTAAAAGAGAATGACTTAAGCTTTTTAGAGGCAGTAAAGGCAGGGGTGTATACTGTACCTGGCGATGGGAATATTGATTTTGAGCCAATTTTTCAAGTGTTAAAGGAGATTGATTATAAAGGCTGGTTTGTTGTAGAGGCTGAACAAGACCCTGCAAAGGCAAACCCATTCCAATATGCAAAAATGGCTCGCATCTATATTGGGGAATTAACAGGGTTATAAGAATAGTTCTATGATATTTGTTGAAGTGTAGCAAAATCTAGTAAAAAGGTCTACAGGCAAGAAAGTTTAGTAGAGGGGAGAAAGAAATGAGCAGAGATTATGGTTTATGTTTATGGTCATTTGGAGATATTTCGCTTGAGGAAAAATGTAAATTAGCAAAGGAAATTGGTGTAAGTGGCGTAGAAGTTCAAGGAGATTTAACACAAAACCCGGGAGAATTGGCGACTATTTTAGCTAAATATGACTTGAAAGTAGTGTCAGTTACACCTGATAATGTAGATATTTCTAGTGAAAATGAAGAGATACGTTTAAAGGCAGTGCAATACTTTTTAGATTTATTAAGCTGGGCAAAAGAGTTAGGAGCAAGCCGTATTTGTTTGCATGGTGATGTAGGAAAAATAGCGGGATGTGGAGAGGTAGAGAAAGATTGGCAGCTCCTTATTGATAGCTCCAAAAAAGTGATGGAGAAGGCAGACACTTTAAATATTGACGTTGTATTTGAAGTGCTAAATCGTTATGAAAACCACCAAATTGTAACAGGACAAGAAGCTTTAGCATTAATTGATGCAGTAAATAGTCCTCATTTATATGTTTTATTAGATGCATACCATATGAATATTGAAGAAGCTAATCCTATCGAGGTCTTAAAAAAAGTAGGAAGCAAGTTAGGTATGTATCATATAGCAGATTCTAATCGTCAAGCAATTGGAAATGGTCATGCTGATCTAAAGGGACAAATCAAAGCTTTACATGAAATCAACTATACAGGGCCGATTATTATGGAGATGATGGCAGAGGGACCAAATCCTTTTACAGCCGTTAAAGGAGAAGACTATCTTCAAGTGCTGGCCGGTTATTATAAAACCTCATTAGCAAAGCTCAAAGAGTGGGATAATTAGAAGTAACAAAGTTTTTAATAACATAAGACACATCAACTGATATAGAAGATATATTGGAATCAGCTTCCACGCTTAGGAAATTAACAGAGCTAAAAACAGCTTCCTGTATAGGTACCACACCCCAAAAAGTTAGAGTTAAAATCTAACTTTTGGGGTGTTTTTATGTGGAAATAGAGAAATGAAACATTGTGAAAGAATATTTAGAAGCTACTTTAGGCTATCCATTATTACCTATAAAAACTACATAGAGATCGGACAAAGCGAGTTTATACAATTCAAGTTAGCTGTATTAAACAACCTATATATGGCGATTGATTTTAACATGAATAATCGCATTCGAATATGCCTCTTAGCTAAATTCATATTTTAGTGAAGAACCTTTCTTTTTATTGTGTTAAAGATGTAATATGTATATATGTTTAAAATAAACGATGTAACAGTAGCATTTATTTAATCGTTACATATTTTCATGAGGGGGTTAAGGAATGATGAGAGGTACGATTCAAAACAAGCGTGTAGAAATTTCACAAGAGGAAGCACAACAATACTTGAAATTAGGAAAAGTGGCACATGTTGCAACTGTTGATGGGGAAGGTTTTCCTTATGTTATTCCGTTTGTCTATGTGTATGAGGGGGAGGACAAACTTTATTTGCATATTGGTAATATTCGAGAGAGTCATTTTTGGTCAAATATCAAACAAAATTCTAAAGTTTGTATAGAAGTGAGCGATATGGGCGATTTACATCCAGGCAAAAAATATGCTTGTCAATCAGCACTTGTTTATCAAAGTGTGGTGCTGTTTGGGCAGATCGTAAGAATTGAAGAGGAGTCAAAGAAAGAATGGTTCTTTGATGCGCTGCTAGAGAAATATGGCAATCCAGAATGGACATTTGAAAGAGAAGGCTATCCGATTATGCCAAAAATTGAGTTATTTGAAGTACAAATAGAAAAATTGACAGGGAAAATTAATCACGGCATGTATCACTAATCAAAAGACTAAGAATGGTTGAGTTCTATCATTCTTAGTCTTTTCTATTTTACAATATTGTGAAAGAATATAACTGCAAAGAATGGAGGATTTATATGAAGACTGTCACGGAAGAACATTACCCACTTATAAAACAAACAATAAAAACAGCACCAACATTTGTTTATAGTATACTAGATCAAATTATAGAAGGAACTGTCTATATGGATACAGATGCTTACCAAACGTTATTATTCCACACGAAATCAGGAATCTATTATGTATATGGCGATGCAAGTAAGACTTCGATTGATCAACAGCTTGTCTACTGCTTCCAACAGGCCATAAAGCAAAAGAAACGTTTTACCTTATTTTCTTATTCAGAGCAGTGGAATATTAAAATTGAACAATTGCTAAATGACAAGCTTAGAAAATTAGAACGCTACACATTTACATTCGATGAAACTATTTATAATCATCAAGAGAAGCGTGGGGAACGACATTACGAAGTCAAGTCTATTACTGACCATCTTATTAACCATTCACTGGAATTTGATCAGACATATTATGAGGAATATTGGGATGCTACCTCTAATTTCCTCGAAAATGGCTTTGGCTTTTGTTTAGTACATAAAGAGCAGATCATCAGTGAAGCTGTCTCTATTTTTAAATCGAATGAATATGCAGAAATTGATATTATGACAGATTCAAATTTTAGAGGACAAGGATTAGCAAGCAGCATTGCAGAAACATTTATAGATCATTGTCTGGCCAACCAGCTAACGCCTTGTTGGGATTGTGATATTTCGAACACGGCATCCATTCATTTAGGCACAAAGCTTGGTTTTACAACTCCGCAGAAATATGCGATTTATACAAAAAGATAGCCCACGTTGCTTTCGAAAACACCGTGAGCTTTGTCTGTAGTTAAAAGAAACGATTGCGTAATTCGAAAACACGATAGAACAGTCTGGCATCTCTAGCCATTTTATTTGGTGCGTTCATATGGGGGCGGAGGCATTGTTGAAACAATTCATCACAGTATTTTGTGCTACCGTGGCGTTCATAGCATTCATCATGCAGTTTACAGCAAGCATCCACTTCATTTGTAGGGGCGCCTGGTCCTGAGCAACCAGGACCACAGTATCGATAGCCAGGATAACAAAAACCGAGCTTGCGATTTCTATTCATCTTCTAAACCTCTCTTTTCGATGTTTTTACTATAAAATATGTAATGTTTCTTCGTAGAAGAGGATAAAAAACTATAAGACTATTCTTTTTGATTTAAGGTTCCTGTAAGCTTAAAAAAAATTAGCTGTAAGGATGGGAAGTTATGCTATTTATAGCATAAAAGATAAGGAGTTTTTTTAACATGAATCCATCCGTTACACAAAAAGAACGAATCATTTCCTTAGATATTATACGAGGATTAGCGTTATTTGGTATTTTATTTATTAATGTAGGCGCCTATCAGCTTTTAATGGAGGGTGCACCAATGCCTGATATGAGTGGTATCAATGGGGTGATTGATTCACTTATTAATATTTTTATAGAAAAGAAATTTTTCTCTATCTTTTCATTCCTATTTGGGGTTGGTTTTTATATTTTTGCTTCACGTGCAGAAGCGCGTGGGGATAGACCGAAATGGCGCTTTGCAAGACGCTTATTTGCTTTATTGGGTATTGGTATTATTCATATTTTTATTTTTTGGGGCTCTATCCTAGCCATTTACGCAGTGATTGGATTTTTATTGCTCCCATTTTATTCGGCGAAGGTTTCAACTATTTCTAAATGGTTATTTACCATTATCACACTGCATATTCTTGCGCTATTAGGACAAATGTATATGCCGACTAATGCGATTTCGTCAGCTATTTTTGGCTTTTTAGGCAATGATGCCGTGGCCATCTTTATAATGTTTTTAAGTGGTTTCTTAGTCGCAAAAGCTGATTGGATTGGGCATATTGGGGAGCATAGTCAAAAAATAAAACGGCTGCTTTATGGTACTTTCCCTTTCTTTATTGGATTTTCACTATGGATTTGGTTTGCCTCACAAGCAGATGACCAACAGCTTCAATCTATTATTGGCTTAGGGGTTGTTCCGACAACATACTTTTATTTAAGTGGTTTATTTATTCTATTAGAACATAAAACAATAGCCAAGCTACTTCAGCCAATTGGACGTGTAGGGCAAATGGCCTTTACAAATTATTTGGCACAAAGCTTTATTGGAACAGCCATCATTTCATTAATGGGGTTAGAAGTAGTTTCATCATCAGAGATTGTAGTAATCGCGAGTATAACGTTTCTCATTCAAATAATCTTTAGTGTGATTTGGTTTAAATTCTTTACAATTGGACCATTTGAAAAATTATGGCGCTATATGACTTATGGTAAAAAAGTTGTGTCAAAGCAATCATAAAACACTGTAAATCCCAAACAATTCTACTGTTTGGGATTTTTTTTGCTGAAATAAATTGTATGTTTTTGTAAAAGATGAAACCTGAAATGGTAGACAATCGTAGACTAGGTACCAGAAATAAAGGAGCGTATACAATATGGCAAAGCAAATAAAAAAATATATGGCTGTGACAACGGCATCTTTGATGGTTGTACAGCTAGCAGCATGTGGAAATAGTGAAACTCAGACAGTGGAGGAAACCTCTTTAACTACTTCGAATCAGGTAGCAGAAGATCAAAATCAAGCAACTACAAGTAATGAAATAGAAAGTGTTTATACTAGTGAAATGGCTGATGCCTGTGATGAATGGCAAGAAGGTGATGATGGTTCCTTTGAATGTATCGATGAAGATTCACCTTACTATGCACAGCATTTCTTTAATGGTCTGATGTATGCAACGGCTGGCGCAATGATAGGTAGTGCGATATATAAAAGTCGCAATTTAAAAAATGGCATAGATCGAGAGGAGCAGAGCAGTGGTGGTGGTTCAGCTGTGCCACGATCATCATCGAGCGCTAAAGATGAAAGTAAATCAACAAATGGTATAACAAACAGTACGCAAAATAAGGCTGGTTCAACTTCAGGTAGCTCTACTTCAAGTGGATCAAATTCTTATTCGAGTGGTCAACGTTCCTATTCGACGGATAGTTCATCTAATAGCTCCTCCTCAAGCACAGGGAAATCCGGCTTTGGTTCAGGCGGGGCATCTCGTGGCGGCTCGTCCTCCTCGTAAAGTATGGAAAGGAAGCAAAAACGATGATGAATCACACACAGCAACGACAAGCATTCTACTCGAAATTCCCTAAATTCTTTCCTGACTTTGAGGATTTGGAGTATGCGTTATATGATGTTTTAGAATTGCCAAAGCAGCAAATTGATCAACTTCACTATGCAACACAAATCCTTTGGCGCATTTTTTTAAAAGTTGGGAAACAATTTAAACATTTATCGGTCGATCAACTGTTAGCCCTAGGAATTCGACCCGAAATGATACCCTATATTCAACTAGATTATTTACAGCAGCAATCAGTTCTGGCACGATTTGATTTTATTTGTACAGAGGAGGGTTACATTAAATGTTTAGAGTTAAATGGAGAAACACCTTTTCTTGTACAAGAAACCTTTGAGATGAATGACGCACTATGTCAGCATTTTGGCTATAAAAATCCCAATGATGTAACAGCCTTACAAAAAACATTGTCGGGTGCTCTTTTTGCTGCCATCCAATATTTACAAGATGTCAACAAACCAAAGATTGTTATCACGGGGAAAACAGCGAAGGAGGACTACGAGGAGTATTGCCAAGTACAATTTATCAAACACTGTATTCCTTTTGATATGGAGTATGTGCCCATTCAAGAACTGATCATCTTTTCTAGTGACACGTCTGAGGTAGCACAAGGTCTGTATACACCCACAATGGAGAAAATTGATATTTTATTTAGACCCGCACACCCTGTAGAGTTTTTACTAGATGATGTGGCATCGGATGGTGATCGCAT encodes:
- a CDS encoding LacI family DNA-binding transcriptional regulator; this encodes MKKSTIYDVAKKANVSIATVSKVVNNKGQISEKTRNHIKEVMEEMDYEPSIIAKALSGKKTKTLGVIVPNIANPFFGEITRALENKAREIEYAIIICSTYNQSEREEEYINLLLKKQVDGIIIATEQLDSDVLKKINKRNTPVLKFSVYADPNETASVTTNNYEGGYIAARYLLEKGHHHVGIIGDLSRDSEQKRIQGFCNYFEVHQSAVQQSKIISCNSELAEAKMAAEQLLVFEPHPTALFATTDFFAIVAINAALEKGLKVPEDLSVIGFDNTIYAQLCQPQLTTIEQPVEEMAQLAIYQLLKIIEEEKCAPFEQIVLAPKLIERQSVKSYNQD
- the iolG gene encoding inositol 2-dehydrogenase, whose amino-acid sequence is MINIGVIGAGRIGQLHIDNLVTMPTIRVKAVADVYIDNVREWAEQRNIEYITNEPMDIIQNPEIDAIFICSPTTTHSELIKAAARAKKHIFCEKPISFSTETTREALEVVKEEGVKLQVGFNRRFDTNFRTIQNQVANGAIGSTHTLRITSRDPQPPPIDYIKTSGGLFIDMMIHDFDMARYIMQSNVVEVHAKGAVLIDEKIGEAGDIDTAIVLLTFANGSIGTIENSRKAIYGYDQRLEVFGDKGALVTENNRPSNVTYFSEDGIMTDKPYHFFLERYTQAYISEIEQFVAAIVNDTEVVCSGNDGLQAELIAEAAKKSMETGQSVKIASLLEV
- the iolE gene encoding myo-inosose-2 dehydratase, with the protein product MLSKENIKLGIAPIGWTNDDLPELGKEVTFEQCISEMALAGYTGCEIGNKFPKNPEILHSYLDIRGLQVASAWFSAYLTTAPYEETEQAFLKHCDFLHAMDAKVIVVSEQGKSIQGKLDVGVIRNKPVFNEEEWGLLTKGLEQLGKIAKKKGMRIVYHHHMGTGIQNVSEIDRLMAETDPDLVSLLFDCGHLYFAEQNYLEVLQKHGERIHHVHLKDVRAEVLQTVKENDLSFLEAVKAGVYTVPGDGNIDFEPIFQVLKEIDYKGWFVVEAEQDPAKANPFQYAKMARIYIGELTGL
- a CDS encoding sugar phosphate isomerase/epimerase family protein translates to MSRDYGLCLWSFGDISLEEKCKLAKEIGVSGVEVQGDLTQNPGELATILAKYDLKVVSVTPDNVDISSENEEIRLKAVQYFLDLLSWAKELGASRICLHGDVGKIAGCGEVEKDWQLLIDSSKKVMEKADTLNIDVVFEVLNRYENHQIVTGQEALALIDAVNSPHLYVLLDAYHMNIEEANPIEVLKKVGSKLGMYHIADSNRQAIGNGHADLKGQIKALHEINYTGPIIMEMMAEGPNPFTAVKGEDYLQVLAGYYKTSLAKLKEWDN
- a CDS encoding pyridoxamine 5'-phosphate oxidase family protein; translated protein: MMRGTIQNKRVEISQEEAQQYLKLGKVAHVATVDGEGFPYVIPFVYVYEGEDKLYLHIGNIRESHFWSNIKQNSKVCIEVSDMGDLHPGKKYACQSALVYQSVVLFGQIVRIEEESKKEWFFDALLEKYGNPEWTFEREGYPIMPKIELFEVQIEKLTGKINHGMYH
- a CDS encoding GNAT family N-acetyltransferase is translated as MKTVTEEHYPLIKQTIKTAPTFVYSILDQIIEGTVYMDTDAYQTLLFHTKSGIYYVYGDASKTSIDQQLVYCFQQAIKQKKRFTLFSYSEQWNIKIEQLLNDKLRKLERYTFTFDETIYNHQEKRGERHYEVKSITDHLINHSLEFDQTYYEEYWDATSNFLENGFGFCLVHKEQIISEAVSIFKSNEYAEIDIMTDSNFRGQGLASSIAETFIDHCLANQLTPCWDCDISNTASIHLGTKLGFTTPQKYAIYTKR
- a CDS encoding Parvovirus coat protein VP1-like protein, coding for MNRNRKLGFCYPGYRYCGPGCSGPGAPTNEVDACCKLHDECYERHGSTKYCDELFQQCLRPHMNAPNKMARDARLFYRVFELRNRFF
- a CDS encoding DUF418 domain-containing protein, producing the protein MNPSVTQKERIISLDIIRGLALFGILFINVGAYQLLMEGAPMPDMSGINGVIDSLINIFIEKKFFSIFSFLFGVGFYIFASRAEARGDRPKWRFARRLFALLGIGIIHIFIFWGSILAIYAVIGFLLLPFYSAKVSTISKWLFTIITLHILALLGQMYMPTNAISSAIFGFLGNDAVAIFIMFLSGFLVAKADWIGHIGEHSQKIKRLLYGTFPFFIGFSLWIWFASQADDQQLQSIIGLGVVPTTYFYLSGLFILLEHKTIAKLLQPIGRVGQMAFTNYLAQSFIGTAIISLMGLEVVSSSEIVVIASITFLIQIIFSVIWFKFFTIGPFEKLWRYMTYGKKVVSKQS
- a CDS encoding glutathionylspermidine synthase family protein, encoding MMNHTQQRQAFYSKFPKFFPDFEDLEYALYDVLELPKQQIDQLHYATQILWRIFLKVGKQFKHLSVDQLLALGIRPEMIPYIQLDYLQQQSVLARFDFICTEEGYIKCLELNGETPFLVQETFEMNDALCQHFGYKNPNDVTALQKTLSGALFAAIQYLQDVNKPKIVITGKTAKEDYEEYCQVQFIKHCIPFDMEYVPIQELIIFSSDTSEVAQGLYTPTMEKIDILFRPAHPVEFLLDDVASDGDRIGLHLLELVKKRQLAIINPPAAYVLQSKILLWLIWERRNDPLLFTSEERAAIQQYMLPTYLTAEPFIREDIPYVKKPVYSREGNTVEIYAGSGQRVNASTSTHYDDNLFIYQQYVEMPSITVQLKEGYHAKKWLIGSFVADNQACGLSCRVGNQITEWDSHWLAVGYKE